Proteins encoded within one genomic window of Eleutherodactylus coqui strain aEleCoq1 chromosome 1, aEleCoq1.hap1, whole genome shotgun sequence:
- the LOC136607395 gene encoding olfactory receptor 51E1-like — translation MSGTNQPNCSNIHDFLLSGIPHLEDFNFWLGFLLISMYIVAVLGNATILYIIKVDQELHGPMYIFLFMLSAIDLSLATTTMPRMLGIFWMDDRKIAFDMCLIQMFFIHFLSALESGVLVAMAVDRYVAICHPLRYSSILTSEKICKMSALNLVRGALVMIPFPLIIKRLPYWKSNVLTHSFCVQQEAMNLACGDIKVNVIYGLFGILLVMGIDSLFICVSYVLIIRTVLGMVAETTTKTFSTCVAHICAVLVYYIPLIGLSVVHRLKTNRVPNLHILLGDVYLLIPPVINPLIYGIKTKQIRNRLKKLYRKIIH, via the coding sequence ATGTCAGGAACTAACCAACCCAACTGCAGCAACATTCATGATTTCCTCCTCAGCGGAATCCCTCACCTGGAGGACTTCAATTTCTGGTTGGGTTTTCTTCTCATCTCAATGTACATTGTTGCTGTGTTGGGGAATGCCACAATTCTCTACATTATCAAGGTGGACCAAGAGCTTCATGGACCCATGTACATCTTCCTCTTCATGTTGTCGGCAATAGATCTGTCGCTAGCCACCACAACCATGCCAAGAATGCTGGGGATCTTCTGGATGGATGATAGGAAGATCGCTTTCGATATGTGTCTCATCCAGATGTTCTTCATCCATTTCCTGTCTGCTCTGGAGTCTGGGGTCTTGGTAGCCATGGCTGTAGATCGCTATGTGGCAATCTGCCACCCTCTACGATATTCTTCCATTCTAACCAGTGAGAAGATCTGTAAGATGTCAGCACTGAATTTGGTGAGAGGCGCTCTTGTCATGATTCCCTTTCCTCTCATCATCAAGAGGCTTCCATATTGGAAGAGCAATGTCCTGACACATTCCTTTTGCGTGCAACAAGAGGCGATGAATCTGGCATGCGGAGACATCAAGGTCAATGTTATCTATGGGCTTTTTGGAATCCTTTTGGTCATGGGCATAGACTCACTCTTCATCTGTGTTTCTTACGTGTTGATCATTAGGACAGTGCTTGGCATGGTGGCAGAAACTACCACGAAGACCTTCAGCACATGTGTTGCCCACATATGTGCCGTCCTTGTGTACTACATTCCCTTGATTGGTCTCTCCGTTGTACACAGGTTAAAAACCAACAGAGTTCCTAACCTTCATATTCTGTTAGGAGATGTCTATCTCCTGATCCCCCctgtgattaaccccttaatttaTGGGATAAAGACCAAGCAGATCCGCAACCGACTTAAAAAGTTATATCGGAAAATTATCCATTAA